In the Bacillus shivajii genome, one interval contains:
- the pepF gene encoding oligoendopeptidase F encodes MGKELTKRHEVHTEETWKIEDLFATEQAWLDELGSIESFLPTVTAFKGKLGEDASTLLSCLQTKEQLHEKLILAASYANLKLAEDGTNPTSQTNFAKMSALNTKIQAETSFIESEILQLPDDEIEAFFKDEEELENFRLQIENILEKKPYALSPETEEILASLGEVHSAPYKIYSTSKSSDMTFSSFKDANGEEQPLSFALFEDQYELSPNTEERRNAYDSFVKTLNQYKNTYGATYATEVNKQVSLAKARNYDSVTEMLLHPQKVTKEMYNNQLDIIYNELAPHMQRLAKLKKRVLGLDTMKFCDLKAPLDPDFQPETSYEKVSDLILQSLEVMGPEYQEIMKKGLNERWVDRADNVGKMTGAFCASPYGSHPYILMTWKGTMRGAFILAHELGHAGHFYLANKHQRIGDTRPSTYFVEAPSTMNEMLLSNHLLKETNDPRMERWVILQLLGTYYHNFVTHLLEGEFQRRVYEHAEQGKPHTANTLTSIKQDVLSGFWQDAVELDEDAGLTWMRQPHYYMGLYPYTYSAGLTASTVVSKKIFEEGQPVVDRWLEVLKAGGTKSPQDLLNHAGVDMENKETIREAVAYVGSLIDKLEASYE; translated from the coding sequence ATGGGGAAAGAATTAACGAAAAGACATGAAGTACATACGGAAGAAACGTGGAAAATTGAAGACTTATTTGCAACGGAACAAGCGTGGCTCGATGAACTTGGTTCAATTGAAAGTTTTTTACCAACAGTGACAGCTTTTAAAGGAAAACTAGGTGAAGATGCTTCTACATTACTTTCTTGTTTACAAACAAAAGAACAGCTCCATGAAAAACTAATATTAGCTGCTTCCTATGCAAATTTAAAGCTAGCTGAAGACGGTACAAACCCAACATCACAAACGAACTTCGCAAAAATGAGTGCACTGAATACGAAAATACAGGCAGAAACTTCATTTATAGAGTCAGAAATTTTGCAATTGCCTGATGATGAAATCGAAGCATTTTTTAAAGATGAAGAGGAACTGGAAAACTTTCGACTGCAAATTGAAAATATTTTAGAAAAGAAACCGTACGCCCTTTCACCTGAGACAGAAGAAATTTTGGCATCTCTAGGTGAAGTTCATTCTGCACCTTATAAAATTTATTCGACGAGTAAATCATCAGATATGACATTCTCCTCATTTAAAGATGCAAATGGCGAAGAACAACCGTTATCGTTTGCTTTATTCGAAGACCAGTACGAGCTATCACCAAATACAGAAGAACGACGAAATGCATATGACTCTTTTGTGAAAACATTAAACCAATATAAAAACACATACGGAGCAACATATGCAACGGAAGTAAACAAACAAGTATCATTAGCTAAAGCAAGAAATTACGATTCTGTCACAGAAATGCTCTTGCACCCACAAAAAGTGACGAAAGAAATGTACAACAATCAGCTAGACATTATTTATAATGAGCTTGCGCCTCACATGCAACGCTTGGCGAAATTGAAAAAACGTGTATTAGGTCTAGATACGATGAAGTTTTGTGATTTAAAAGCACCGTTAGATCCTGACTTCCAACCTGAAACATCTTATGAGAAAGTATCAGACTTAATTTTACAATCATTAGAAGTCATGGGACCTGAATATCAGGAAATTATGAAAAAAGGACTGAATGAGCGCTGGGTCGACCGAGCAGATAACGTCGGAAAAATGACAGGAGCGTTTTGTGCAAGCCCGTATGGTTCGCACCCATATATTCTCATGACGTGGAAAGGCACTATGCGTGGCGCATTTATTTTAGCGCATGAATTAGGCCATGCCGGACACTTCTACTTAGCGAATAAACATCAACGTATCGGTGATACGAGACCTTCAACATACTTTGTTGAAGCCCCATCAACGATGAATGAAATGTTACTAAGTAATCACCTTCTAAAAGAAACAAACGATCCACGTATGGAACGTTGGGTGATTTTACAGCTGCTAGGTACGTATTATCATAATTTCGTCACGCACCTATTAGAAGGTGAATTCCAGCGTAGAGTATATGAACACGCTGAGCAAGGTAAGCCACATACAGCAAACACACTTACTTCAATTAAACAAGATGTGTTATCTGGATTCTGGCAAGACGCCGTAGAATTAGATGAAGATGCTGGGCTAACTTGGATGCGCCAGCCTCACTACTACATGGGTCTGTATCCATATACGTATTCTGCTGGACTTACAGCATCTACCGTCGTATCGAAGAAAATTTTTGAAGAAGGTCAACCTGTCGTTGATCGCTGGTTAGAAGTATTAAAGGCTGGTGGAACGAAGAGTCCTCAAGACTTACTGAATCATGCTGGAGTTGACATGGAAAATAAAGAAACGATCCGTGAAGCAGTCGCTTACGTAGGCTCATTAATCGATAAACTTGAAGCTAGTTATGAATAA
- a CDS encoding stage V sporulation protein S: protein MDHVLKVSSKSNPNSVAGAIAGTLRERGSTEIQAIGAGAINQAIKAIAIARGYVAPSGVDLVLVPAFENVMINNENKTAIKLFVGPRKER from the coding sequence ATAGATCATGTATTAAAGGTATCATCAAAATCTAATCCGAATTCAGTTGCAGGTGCAATTGCTGGTACATTAAGAGAAAGAGGTAGTACTGAAATTCAAGCGATTGGAGCTGGTGCTATAAATCAAGCAATTAAAGCCATTGCGATTGCAAGAGGGTATGTAGCTCCTAGTGGTGTGGATCTAGTTCTGGTTCCTGCATTTGAAAATGTGATGATCAATAATGAAAATAAAACAGCTATTAAATTATTTGTAGGTCCTAGAAAAGAACGGTAA
- a CDS encoding ABC transporter ATP-binding protein, protein MENVKIQQVEKTFPNKEKKHTFTVFEDISLSVSSGEFVSLLGPSGCGKSTLLNIVAGLDDATNGEVTVGGKKVIGPGADRGVVFQEAALMPWLNVLENVTFALRKKMKKQEAIEHAKKYLKLVHLSKFMHSYPHELSGGMKQRVAIARALAMDPEVLLMDEPFGALDEQTRTMLHKEVQFIWEETKKTIVFVTHNIRESIMLSDRIVLMGTRPGGIRKIFPVDLPRPRVPSSPEFIALEEEIMSILGGEIEKVMREEIGDGINS, encoded by the coding sequence GTGGAAAACGTAAAAATTCAACAAGTAGAAAAAACGTTCCCTAATAAAGAGAAAAAACATACTTTTACAGTTTTTGAAGATATATCACTATCCGTTTCATCTGGAGAGTTTGTCTCACTATTAGGCCCTTCAGGATGTGGAAAATCTACATTGTTAAATATTGTTGCAGGATTAGATGACGCAACGAATGGTGAAGTAACTGTAGGAGGAAAAAAGGTAATAGGTCCTGGAGCAGATAGAGGTGTCGTTTTCCAAGAAGCAGCATTAATGCCATGGTTAAACGTATTGGAAAACGTGACGTTTGCATTACGTAAAAAAATGAAAAAGCAAGAAGCTATTGAGCATGCAAAAAAATATTTGAAACTCGTTCATTTAAGTAAGTTCATGCATTCATATCCTCACGAATTATCTGGTGGAATGAAACAAAGGGTTGCAATCGCACGAGCGTTAGCGATGGACCCAGAAGTATTATTAATGGATGAACCGTTCGGGGCGCTTGATGAACAAACAAGAACGATGCTACACAAAGAAGTACAGTTTATTTGGGAAGAAACGAAAAAAACAATTGTTTTTGTTACACATAACATTCGCGAGTCAATTATGCTATCAGACCGAATTGTTTTAATGGGGACTCGTCCCGGTGGCATTCGAAAAATCTTCCCTGTTGACCTACCAAGACCGCGTGTTCCTTCTTCACCAGAATTTATCGCTCTTGAAGAAGAAATCATGTCCATACTTGGCGGCGAAATCGAGAAAGTGATGAGGGAGGAAATCGGTGATGGCATCAATTCTTAG
- a CDS encoding DHA2 family efflux MFS transporter permease subunit: protein MENKQPKISHKVIVSIILISAFLFTFNQFLLITAYPTIMQEFSLNATQVQWLTTSFLLTTIVFIPMTGYLTNTYSSRTLVIFSLSFLFLGTVVGILATNFSLLIISRVIQAIGAGIMLPLVQTILLAVFPYEKRGFAMGLLGCVINVAPASAPSISGIVIDVYHWKALFWIMLPLSLSALLFAYLFMKNVTKQYPSQLDMTSLFLSGIGFASFIYGISNISVLGFTHWSVISTVLFGIVMLTLFVKRQLHLELPVLNLRIFKKVVFLLSTILIFINILLLLSYETILPMFSQDVLGTTAFLSGFLLVPGTILLSIVSLVSGNLFDRYGGRRLSIIGFSFILVSSILFGTVGMESSPYMIMGCFSLFMVGTGFTIMPLVSVGVNSLTTSEIPHGTAIVNTVRQFGMAIGVIILTTIISVTTDQMNAPYEVAAFWGTRYAFIVMAVLSFIGVCLSFIIKEGKEATEEGREKVVNG from the coding sequence ATGGAAAATAAACAACCTAAAATTTCACATAAGGTAATTGTATCGATTATTTTAATTTCTGCTTTTCTTTTTACATTCAATCAGTTTTTATTAATTACAGCTTATCCTACGATCATGCAAGAGTTTTCACTTAATGCGACACAAGTGCAATGGTTAACGACATCATTTTTGTTAACTACGATCGTGTTCATACCTATGACTGGATATTTAACGAATACTTATTCATCAAGAACATTAGTGATTTTTTCGCTTAGTTTCTTATTTCTAGGTACCGTTGTAGGGATTCTAGCAACGAACTTTTCTTTATTAATTATTTCTAGAGTGATTCAAGCAATTGGGGCAGGAATTATGCTTCCGCTTGTACAAACGATTTTACTCGCTGTATTTCCTTATGAAAAAAGGGGGTTCGCTATGGGGCTTTTAGGTTGCGTCATTAATGTTGCGCCTGCTTCAGCACCTTCAATATCAGGAATTGTCATTGATGTTTATCATTGGAAGGCACTGTTTTGGATTATGCTTCCGCTTTCACTTAGTGCGCTTTTATTTGCATATTTGTTTATGAAAAATGTAACGAAACAGTACCCGTCTCAGCTAGATATGACGTCGTTATTTTTATCAGGAATTGGTTTTGCTAGTTTCATATATGGAATCAGCAATATTAGTGTTCTAGGTTTTACTCATTGGAGCGTCATCTCAACTGTTCTTTTCGGAATTGTGATGTTAACGTTATTTGTTAAAAGGCAATTACATTTAGAATTACCCGTGCTTAACTTACGGATCTTCAAAAAGGTTGTGTTTCTTTTATCAACCATCCTTATATTTATTAACATTTTGCTTTTATTGTCATATGAAACGATATTGCCGATGTTCTCACAAGATGTACTAGGTACGACTGCGTTTCTTTCGGGCTTTTTATTAGTTCCAGGAACGATCTTGCTTTCAATCGTCTCACTAGTTTCGGGTAATCTATTTGATCGTTATGGAGGGAGGCGGTTATCGATTATCGGTTTCTCGTTCATCCTTGTATCTTCGATTTTGTTTGGCACGGTCGGGATGGAAAGCTCTCCGTACATGATTATGGGTTGCTTTAGTTTATTTATGGTAGGGACTGGCTTTACGATCATGCCGTTAGTTTCAGTAGGCGTCAACAGTTTAACTACATCAGAAATTCCCCATGGTACGGCGATCGTAAATACAGTACGACAATTTGGCATGGCTATTGGTGTGATTATACTTACGACAATTATTAGTGTGACGACAGATCAAATGAATGCTCCCTATGAAGTGGCAGCGTTTTGGGGCACAAGGTACGCCTTTATCGTTATGGCCGTTCTTTCGTTCATTGGTGTCTGTTTATCATTTATCATTAAAGAAGGAAAGGAAGCTACTGAAGAGGGGAGAGAAAAGGTGGTTAATGGATGA
- a CDS encoding aliphatic sulfonate ABC transporter substrate-binding protein, with product MKKLLGTLMLAGTMIIAAACGEGDTNGGGDTGAGASQGEVNVGYFPNLDHAAGIIGKEKGYFAEEIENHDIDFLNFPNGNDFIDALDTGVIDMGYVGPGPAINYFLSGGDVVVLGAAANGATLIVAREDSGIHSLEDFDGKSFCTPGNGCTHNVQLEIMLKELGLESNRLGGTVEHQSRINPASMVAMFEQGQIDAAPAPEPWGTLLVEEHNAHVVTEWNDVFLGKELASVVFVTTGEYLEDNPDIVEQALRAHQRSVEFAQNNEADTLETVNDLIYGLTQTRLPEHVLEKAWQRMAVTTETHPDALQAWATASYELQFMDNEPDLDGFVDTSILDKVIAETE from the coding sequence ATGAAAAAACTTTTAGGTACTCTTATGCTAGCAGGAACAATGATAATTGCTGCAGCATGTGGTGAAGGAGATACGAATGGAGGCGGAGATACAGGCGCTGGCGCTTCACAAGGTGAAGTGAACGTCGGATATTTCCCTAACCTAGACCATGCTGCAGGAATTATTGGTAAAGAAAAAGGTTATTTTGCAGAAGAAATTGAAAATCACGATATTGATTTTTTAAACTTTCCAAATGGTAATGACTTTATCGATGCATTAGATACAGGTGTTATTGATATGGGTTATGTCGGTCCAGGGCCAGCGATTAACTATTTCTTATCAGGAGGAGATGTCGTCGTTCTTGGTGCTGCGGCAAACGGAGCAACATTAATCGTTGCCCGTGAAGATTCAGGGATTCATAGTTTAGAAGACTTTGATGGAAAGTCATTTTGCACACCAGGGAACGGATGTACTCATAACGTTCAACTTGAAATTATGTTAAAAGAGCTTGGTCTAGAATCAAACCGTCTTGGTGGTACTGTTGAACACCAATCTCGAATAAACCCTGCAAGTATGGTTGCGATGTTCGAGCAAGGACAAATTGATGCAGCACCTGCTCCAGAACCTTGGGGAACACTGCTTGTTGAAGAGCATAACGCACATGTCGTTACAGAGTGGAATGACGTATTCCTTGGCAAAGAGTTAGCAAGTGTTGTGTTCGTTACAACAGGAGAGTATTTAGAAGATAATCCTGATATTGTTGAGCAAGCACTAAGAGCACACCAACGTTCTGTTGAGTTTGCACAAAACAATGAAGCAGATACGTTAGAGACTGTAAATGACCTTATTTACGGTTTAACACAAACTCGACTTCCAGAACACGTATTAGAAAAAGCATGGCAACGTATGGCTGTTACAACAGAAACACACCCAGATGCACTACAAGCATGGGCAACCGCTTCTTATGAACTACAATTTATGGATAATGAGCCCGATCTAGACGGCTTTGTCGATACGTCTATTCTCGACAAGGTTATCGCTGAAACTGAATAA
- a CDS encoding DMT family transporter: MKTIILKFQSLPYLLLIFATFFWGTNFVISRIVVEEVPPVQLSLMRWVIASLVFLPFVYNELKQNKLMIKKNWKALLLLALTGIAGFNTLLYIAIQYTTSINASIVNATAPLLIVLLSVVFLKEKLFTIQYIGVIVSFIGVFIIITGGRLETLWTLTFNPGDVVVFAAVIVWAIYSVLMKKFGVNLPKKSTFIITMYIGILSLIPFALFERTYHAVTITALPVDTILAIIYLGIFPSIISFICWNEGVMQVGAGKASNYLYLIVFFTAILAVIFGGEKVTWTQFIGGGFIISGVMVTSNPHIFRKNVTVKKAS; encoded by the coding sequence GTGAAGACGATTATTTTAAAGTTTCAAAGTCTTCCATATTTATTATTGATTTTTGCGACGTTTTTCTGGGGAACAAACTTTGTCATTAGTCGCATCGTTGTTGAGGAAGTTCCACCGGTTCAGCTATCACTCATGAGATGGGTCATTGCAAGTCTCGTCTTTTTACCGTTCGTGTATAACGAACTAAAGCAAAATAAACTCATGATCAAAAAGAACTGGAAAGCGTTATTGTTGTTAGCGTTAACAGGTATTGCTGGGTTCAACACATTATTATATATTGCGATCCAATATACGACGTCAATTAATGCTTCAATCGTTAATGCAACAGCGCCACTGTTAATCGTGTTGCTTTCGGTGGTCTTTTTAAAAGAAAAGTTATTTACAATTCAATACATAGGAGTCATCGTTTCCTTTATCGGTGTGTTTATCATTATTACAGGAGGACGTCTCGAAACCCTTTGGACGTTAACATTTAACCCAGGTGATGTAGTCGTTTTTGCAGCCGTCATCGTTTGGGCGATCTATTCTGTTTTAATGAAAAAATTTGGTGTGAACTTACCGAAGAAGTCGACATTTATTATAACGATGTACATCGGTATTCTTTCTTTAATCCCATTTGCTTTATTTGAAAGGACGTATCATGCTGTGACAATTACCGCGTTACCTGTTGATACAATCCTTGCGATTATTTATTTAGGGATTTTCCCTAGCATTATTTCGTTTATATGTTGGAATGAAGGCGTCATGCAAGTGGGGGCGGGAAAAGCATCCAATTATTTGTATTTGATCGTGTTTTTCACAGCGATTTTAGCTGTCATTTTTGGAGGGGAAAAGGTCACATGGACTCAATTCATCGGTGGTGGTTTTATTATATCAGGGGTCATGGTCACATCGAATCCTCACATTTTTCGCAAAAATGTTACGGTAAAAAAAGCAAGTTGA
- a CDS encoding TetR family transcriptional regulator, whose protein sequence is MKKEGKYDLILDAAIEVMTEQGFEKAAVSQIVKRAGVAQGTFYLYFSSKSEIIPAIAERIFNEQMDEIQQLDESSSDFYDTLKIVIDVTFDITAKYKEVIIFCYSGIAFYHSFKRWEEIYKPYYDWVEERFKQSIENHAVSSTIPITSQVKMMINTIENTAETYFFSNSEHDERSIKQLKENVYQFLTRTITR, encoded by the coding sequence ATGAAAAAGGAAGGTAAATATGACTTAATACTTGATGCAGCGATCGAAGTAATGACCGAACAAGGCTTTGAAAAAGCTGCGGTATCTCAAATTGTTAAAAGAGCTGGTGTTGCGCAAGGGACATTTTATCTCTATTTTTCGTCAAAAAGTGAAATCATCCCCGCCATTGCTGAACGAATTTTTAATGAGCAAATGGATGAAATACAACAACTGGACGAGTCAAGCTCTGACTTTTATGATACGTTAAAAATAGTCATTGACGTAACATTTGACATTACAGCAAAGTATAAAGAGGTTATTATTTTCTGTTATTCAGGCATTGCGTTTTATCATTCCTTTAAACGTTGGGAAGAAATTTATAAACCGTATTATGATTGGGTAGAAGAACGCTTTAAGCAATCGATTGAAAATCATGCAGTTTCGAGTACTATTCCGATCACTTCTCAAGTAAAAATGATGATAAATACCATTGAAAATACGGCGGAAACTTATTTTTTCTCGAACTCCGAACATGACGAACGTTCGATCAAACAATTAAAAGAGAATGTATATCAATTTTTAACGAGAACAATTACAAGGTAA
- a CDS encoding DinB family protein: MTTGIKLFQFWRNAALKSIESTSVDQASMIPKGFKNNIHWNAGHILANLDEKLHLYAWENKGLDQRYYDLFLNGTSPKQWENEEVPSFKEVLQKLKEQEKMVTENYEIFSRQQLTKEFRGMKTGEELLQFLVAHDCMHIRLIKGIKYALNK; encoded by the coding sequence ATGACAACGGGAATAAAATTATTTCAATTTTGGAGAAATGCAGCACTTAAAAGTATCGAATCCACAAGTGTTGATCAAGCGTCAATGATTCCTAAAGGCTTTAAAAATAATATTCACTGGAATGCAGGTCATATTTTAGCAAATTTAGATGAGAAACTACATTTATATGCATGGGAAAATAAAGGTCTTGATCAACGTTACTATGATCTATTTTTAAATGGCACCTCTCCGAAACAATGGGAAAATGAAGAAGTCCCTTCTTTTAAAGAAGTGCTACAAAAGTTGAAAGAACAAGAAAAAATGGTTACAGAAAATTACGAGATTTTTTCAAGACAACAGTTAACGAAAGAATTTCGTGGGATGAAAACAGGTGAGGAGCTTCTTCAATTTTTAGTCGCACATGATTGTATGCATATTAGATTAATTAAAGGGATTAAGTATGCATTGAATAAATAG
- a CDS encoding ABC transporter permease yields the protein MASILRRVIFFIGLVGIWEVVYRFYSQETTLFPSPFGAVEQLYIGLFDTGILAVALTESLQRIAIGFTLAVLIGGFLGVLLGVSKIADETLGSLVIALQSVPSIVWLPLALVMFQGGPAAIYFVVILGGTWAMTLNMRMGIKNVQPILIRAARTMGYKRTELIWKVMIPASIPSALTGARLAWAFGWRALMAAELIGRGGLGRTLMDARDFFNMDLVVAIMIIISVIGLIVEYFIFSKIEKRVLSRWGLAKSA from the coding sequence ATGGCATCAATTCTTAGAAGGGTCATCTTCTTTATAGGACTAGTGGGGATATGGGAGGTCGTATATAGGTTTTATTCGCAAGAAACGACTTTATTTCCATCACCATTTGGTGCAGTAGAGCAATTATATATCGGGTTATTCGATACAGGAATTTTAGCAGTTGCGTTAACAGAAAGTTTACAGCGAATCGCAATTGGTTTTACATTAGCAGTCCTTATTGGTGGGTTTCTCGGAGTTTTATTAGGTGTTTCAAAAATTGCTGATGAAACGTTAGGCTCACTCGTTATTGCCTTACAATCTGTACCTAGTATCGTTTGGTTACCACTTGCACTCGTTATGTTCCAGGGTGGCCCAGCAGCGATTTATTTCGTTGTCATTTTAGGTGGTACGTGGGCAATGACGTTAAATATGAGAATGGGGATTAAGAATGTCCAGCCGATCTTAATACGCGCAGCCAGAACAATGGGTTACAAAAGAACCGAATTAATTTGGAAAGTGATGATTCCAGCATCCATACCGTCAGCATTAACTGGTGCACGACTTGCTTGGGCATTTGGTTGGCGTGCATTAATGGCCGCTGAACTTATTGGCCGCGGTGGACTAGGACGTACACTCATGGATGCACGAGACTTCTTTAATATGGATCTCGTCGTTGCGATTATGATTATCATTTCAGTGATTGGCTTAATCGTCGAATACTTTATTTTCAGCAAAATTGAAAAGCGCGTGTTATCACGCTGGGGATTAGCCAAATCAGCTTAA
- a CDS encoding ABC-F family ATP-binding cassette domain-containing protein, with the protein MITVSNVSLRFGDQKLFEDVNLKFTPGNCYGLIGANGAGKSTFLKILSGEIESQTGDVALGPDQRMTVLKQNHFEYEQDQVLDVVMMGYERLYDVMKEKDAIYMKPDFSDEDGMKAAELEGEFAEMNGYEAESDAAVLLKGLGIGDEHHYKKMEELTGGEKVKVLLAQALFGNPDVLLLDEPTNHLDIEAIQWLEEFLINFENTVIVVSHDRYFLNKVCTHIADLDFGKIQIYVGNYDFWYESSQLALKMAQDQNKKKEEKIKELQNFVARFSANASKSKQATSRKKMLDKIELDDIKPSSRRYPFVQFKPNREIGNDLLTVDGLTKTVDGVKVLNNVSFTLNKDDKVALVGVNEIAKTTLLKILMGEMEPDSGTYKWGVTTSQSYFPKDNSKYFENGNLDLVDWLRQYSPEDQTETFIRGFLGRMLFSGEEAKKKANVLSGGEKVRCMLSKMMLSGANVLLLDEPTNHLDLESITSLNNGLINFKGSIIFSSHDHQFNQSIANRIIEIQEEGVFDKEITYDEYVELKKTAK; encoded by the coding sequence ATGATAACAGTATCGAATGTCAGCTTACGATTTGGAGATCAAAAGCTGTTTGAGGATGTAAATCTTAAATTTACACCGGGGAATTGCTACGGGTTAATTGGAGCAAACGGAGCAGGAAAATCGACGTTTTTGAAAATTTTATCTGGAGAAATTGAGTCTCAAACTGGTGACGTCGCTTTAGGCCCTGACCAACGTATGACTGTCTTAAAGCAGAACCACTTCGAATATGAACAAGATCAGGTGCTTGATGTTGTGATGATGGGTTATGAGCGTTTATACGATGTCATGAAAGAAAAAGACGCGATTTATATGAAACCTGATTTCAGCGATGAAGACGGTATGAAAGCTGCAGAGCTTGAAGGAGAATTCGCTGAAATGAACGGTTATGAAGCAGAATCTGATGCAGCAGTTCTTTTAAAAGGCCTTGGAATTGGCGATGAACACCACTATAAGAAAATGGAAGAGCTTACTGGTGGGGAAAAAGTGAAAGTTCTTTTAGCACAAGCTCTTTTCGGTAATCCTGATGTTCTTCTACTAGATGAGCCGACAAACCACTTAGATATCGAAGCGATTCAATGGCTAGAAGAGTTCTTAATAAACTTTGAAAACACGGTCATCGTTGTTTCCCACGACCGTTATTTCTTAAATAAAGTGTGTACACACATCGCTGACTTAGACTTTGGAAAAATCCAAATCTACGTTGGTAACTATGATTTTTGGTATGAATCAAGCCAATTAGCGTTAAAAATGGCGCAAGATCAAAACAAGAAAAAAGAAGAAAAAATTAAAGAATTACAAAACTTCGTCGCAAGGTTTAGTGCCAATGCATCGAAATCAAAACAGGCAACGTCTCGTAAGAAAATGCTTGATAAAATTGAATTAGATGACATCAAGCCTTCTTCACGTCGTTATCCGTTCGTACAATTTAAGCCGAACCGTGAAATCGGTAATGATTTATTAACGGTTGATGGTTTAACGAAGACAGTTGACGGTGTAAAAGTATTAAACAACGTGAGCTTTACGTTAAATAAAGATGATAAAGTCGCTCTTGTAGGTGTCAATGAGATTGCAAAAACGACATTACTGAAGATCTTAATGGGCGAAATGGAGCCAGACAGCGGCACATATAAATGGGGCGTCACAACTTCACAATCGTATTTTCCAAAGGACAACTCAAAGTACTTTGAAAATGGCAATTTAGACTTAGTTGATTGGTTACGCCAATACTCCCCTGAAGACCAAACGGAAACATTCATCCGAGGATTCCTTGGTCGTATGTTGTTCTCTGGAGAAGAAGCAAAGAAAAAGGCGAACGTATTATCCGGTGGAGAAAAAGTTCGTTGCATGCTTTCTAAGATGATGTTAAGTGGGGCTAATGTATTATTATTAGATGAGCCAACAAACCACTTAGACTTAGAATCAATTACTTCGTTAAACAACGGATTAATTAACTTCAAAGGGTCGATCATCTTCAGTTCACATGACCACCAGTTTAACCAGTCGATCGCAAACCGTATTATTGAAATTCAAGAAGAAGGCGTCTTCGATAAAGAAATCACGTACGATGAGTATGTTGAATTAAAGAAAACTGCGAAATAA
- a CDS encoding 5'-methylthioadenosine/adenosylhomocysteine nucleosidase: MGKIGVIGAMQVEIDLILDKMDVQKEYSYAGFSFYSGVLYGKEIVLARCGVGKVNAASCTQIMIDRFDLNYMINTGIAGSLRKDIHVCDIVISTDVTHHDVRQAQMKNLFPFQERFIASKELIELAIKACESVRLHSNYHCGRVISGECFVEDRHQKELLINTFKPACVEMEGASIAHVSFINKIPFLIIRCISDHADDDATNSYENFEKTAGKQSSSIVIEMVKRF; encoded by the coding sequence ATGGGAAAAATAGGGGTTATTGGTGCGATGCAAGTAGAGATTGATTTAATATTAGACAAGATGGATGTTCAAAAAGAGTATAGTTATGCGGGCTTTTCTTTTTACTCTGGAGTGCTTTATGGAAAAGAGATCGTCTTAGCGCGTTGTGGTGTGGGCAAAGTCAATGCTGCTTCTTGTACGCAAATTATGATAGACAGATTTGATTTGAACTATATGATAAATACTGGCATTGCCGGGAGTTTAAGAAAGGATATTCATGTTTGTGATATCGTCATTTCAACAGATGTAACACATCATGATGTTCGACAAGCTCAAATGAAAAATCTATTTCCATTTCAAGAAAGGTTTATTGCTAGTAAAGAACTCATCGAGCTAGCAATAAAAGCATGTGAATCCGTTCGTTTACATTCGAATTATCATTGTGGAAGGGTGATAAGTGGTGAATGTTTTGTAGAGGATCGTCATCAAAAAGAACTTTTAATAAATACTTTTAAGCCAGCGTGTGTAGAAATGGAAGGGGCTTCAATTGCACACGTATCTTTTATTAATAAGATACCTTTTCTTATTATTAGATGTATTTCAGATCATGCAGATGATGATGCAACGAATTCATATGAGAACTTTGAAAAAACTGCAGGAAAACAGTCATCATCAATCGTGATAGAAATGGTTAAACGTTTTTAA